CTTCCAGCGGCAAATCCTGTAGTTGGTTTAAATCCTTTAGATAATGCTTGCGGACAAAATTCTGATCCTCCGGTTCATCCAAGGCGATGACCAACTGTACGGCTTCATCCAGTAAATCAATTAAATGCGGAAAGGCATCGCGGAAGAACCCACTGATCCGGGTCGTGACATCGATTCGGGGTCTTCCCAAGTCCGCCAGCGGAATGATTTCAACGCCCGTAATCCGGCGGCTCTCGGTTTGCCAAACGGGTCGTACACCAAGCAGAGCCAGAATTTCGGCCACGTCGTCGCCGTGGGTTCGCATGGCACTCGTCCCCCAAATGCTGATGCCTACGCTTTCGGGGTAAGTTCCAGATTCCCGCTTATGTCGTTCGAGTACCTCGCGGGCCAGTTGCTGCCCCACTTCCCAGGCCGCCTGCGAGGGTAGAGCCCGGGGGTCGACGGCGTAAAAATTGCGTCCGGTCGGAAGGATATGAGCCATGCCCCGGGTAGGAGCCCCACTCGGACCGGCGGGAACATACCCGCCCGAAAGACCGTGCAGCAAATTAGAAATTTCCTCGTCCGTTCGGGTCAGGTTCGGTACTAGCTGTTCACACACGTACTGCAAGACGGGTCGCAACCGATCGAGTTGGGCCGGAGGAAGCTGGAAGGTTTCAAAAAGTACTGCATCGAGTTGCAACAGCTGAAACCGATGCTGAAGCAGTACCCGAAACAAGTGATTACTCATCTCATCGATCACTTCCAGAGCATCCGCCGCCGTAATGATGGGACGGCCCGCCCATTCCTGAAAATGTGGGTCAACCTGCGACAGTTTCTGTCCTTTGTGTTCCTGTAAATGTGAAAAATCAAGGTTGAACAAGTCCGCAATCGTCTCGGGTAAGCTGGCGAAATCCTGATTGGGCAGGCGAGTCATGGCCTGTAATAAATCGACCAGAGCGTCGCCTTCGGGTACTTGCCCCAAGGTGTGCAAGCCATTGCGAATCTGAGCGGCTCCCAGTTCGCAGAGGTAGCCGTCAATGTCTTCAATCAAGTGGGCAATGTCCTTACCTGCCATCTCCGTCAGCGTTACAGGTACGCCTTCGGGCGTCAGTTCATCGTCCCAGTCATGTTTGTGATCGCCATGGTCGCGACTCAGCAGGGCCGACAAATCCGTATCCAGATTCGTCCGCTGAATCAGCTCCCAGATCTGCCGCTGGAGTAGGGGGAGTTTGGACGGATCCAGCATTTCTACCTGATAATATTCATCCACGAGTTGCGTGAGTTGAGCCAGTTCGCCGTACTGGTCGGCGGTAGTCATGGGCGGCGTCAGGTGGTCAACAACAACGGCGTGCCCCCGGCGTTTGGCTTGCGAACCTTCGCCGGGATCGTTGATAATGAAGGGATAAAACAGGGGTAAATCACCCAGAATCGCGTCGGGAAAACAGTTTTCCGACAAGCCCATCCCTTTACCCGGCAGCCATTCCAACGTACCGTGCTTACCCACGTGCACCAGAGCATCGGCTTTCCAGACATCCCGGAGCCAGCGGTAAACGGCGTAATAATGGTGTGTCGGAGCCAGGTCCGGCTGGTGATAAATGGCATCGGGGTCCATGCCATACCCCCGGGGTGGCTGAAGCAGCACGATGGCATTTCCCAGCTCGATACCAGCTAATGAAATCTTTCCTTCGTGTACGTAGGTTTCGCCCGGTGGCGGGCCCCATTGCTTGAGCATTTTCTGCTGGAGCGGTTCGGGTAACTCTTTCAACCACTGCGTGTATTGCGAAGTAGATACGCGTCCCACTGCTTGTGCGAGTTGCTCGGGCGTCAGGTAGGTTTCATCGTACGAACAGCGGTCAATGAGCTGGTGAATCAGTTCCGTACCCGTGGTCGGCAGATTTTCCAGGGTATATCCTTCATCCTGCATGGCCTGTAACATCGCCAGCAGGGAAGCTGGAGCATCGAGTCCGACGGCATTCCCAATCTGGGAAGCTTTGGCGTTGGAATTGGTAAAAATGAAAGCGACCCGTTTCTGAGCGTTCGGCGTATGACGAAGGCGGGCCAGTCGCTGAGCGATTCCGGTTACCCGCTCGATGCGGTCGGGGACAGGCTCATACGCCGTGGTATCGCCGTTTTTTTCCTTGAAAGAAATGGGAACGGTGATGATACGCCCGTCAAATTCGGGAATGGCAACGTTCATGGCAGTATCGAGGGGTGTCAGGCCACGACTCGACAACTCCCAGGGC
This portion of the Siphonobacter curvatus genome encodes:
- the cobN gene encoding cobaltochelatase subunit CobN, yielding MAEIKRQRVMRPDGKAINLVQRRGHLSYCYNACCCGRTDRGYAPVLVDVYKNEWLRRKMRNQVHLTKGGCLGPCTLANVATLLFDGHSVWFHSVNSEWHIKAIFDYIDRMLAADCFLSPPAELAEFVFQYYTWKGSETATLRGETPSPTDGIVFLTHADTDLLTLSRISLPDDFPKVLGLSLLAIKTEAHMAQLLEREIGAAQVIILRIHGRPSSVPGFHELVKRAQQNQQHLIVISGTGELNPEFAAVSTVSPAIQQDALSYVQAGGAGNFTSLLYYLSDHLLLTGYGADLPQTLPEHGLYHPDLPENAELSDWQKHYDPQQPTVGITLYRSHWISGNTAFVDALIRSLEDRQINALAVYTSSLKAIHPETGRPQAFQFFDRTTGVAIDTLINTVSYAMTDADQQGSSGALRKLNVPILQAITSGMSRVPWELSSRGLTPLDTAMNVAIPEFDGRIITVPISFKEKNGDTTAYEPVPDRIERVTGIAQRLARLRHTPNAQKRVAFIFTNSNAKASQIGNAVGLDAPASLLAMLQAMQDEGYTLENLPTTGTELIHQLIDRCSYDETYLTPEQLAQAVGRVSTSQYTQWLKELPEPLQQKMLKQWGPPPGETYVHEGKISLAGIELGNAIVLLQPPRGYGMDPDAIYHQPDLAPTHHYYAVYRWLRDVWKADALVHVGKHGTLEWLPGKGMGLSENCFPDAILGDLPLFYPFIINDPGEGSQAKRRGHAVVVDHLTPPMTTADQYGELAQLTQLVDEYYQVEMLDPSKLPLLQRQIWELIQRTNLDTDLSALLSRDHGDHKHDWDDELTPEGVPVTLTEMAGKDIAHLIEDIDGYLCELGAAQIRNGLHTLGQVPEGDALVDLLQAMTRLPNQDFASLPETIADLFNLDFSHLQEHKGQKLSQVDPHFQEWAGRPIITAADALEVIDEMSNHLFRVLLQHRFQLLQLDAVLFETFQLPPAQLDRLRPVLQYVCEQLVPNLTRTDEEISNLLHGLSGGYVPAGPSGAPTRGMAHILPTGRNFYAVDPRALPSQAAWEVGQQLAREVLERHKRESGTYPESVGISIWGTSAMRTHGDDVAEILALLGVRPVWQTESRRITGVEIIPLADLGRPRIDVTTRISGFFRDAFPHLIDLLDEAVQLVIALDEPEDQNFVRKHYLKDLNQLQDLPLEEAEERAAYRIFGAAPGSYGAGILPLINEKNWQNEADFAQAYLNWGGYAYGKQAAGVDARQEFQQRLSGVEVALHNQDNREHDIFDSDDYLQFHGGMIATIRSLTGQQPKHYFGDSQNPARPVVRDLKEEALRVFRSRVVNPKWLESMQRHGYKGGLELTATVDYLFGYDATAQVLEDWMYENVAQTYALDPQLQSFLRESNPWALQAITERLLEAAQRNLWEEPSPETLHALQQLYELSEGMLEGRSE